A portion of the Trichomycterus rosablanca isolate fTriRos1 chromosome 17, fTriRos1.hap1, whole genome shotgun sequence genome contains these proteins:
- the rplp2l gene encoding ribosomal protein, large P2, like gives MRYVAAYLLAALGGKENPNGADIKKILDSVGIEADGTRLQKVVSELNGKRVEDVIAQGYGKLASVPSGGAVAVASSAAPGAGGAAAPAAAVEEKKEEKKEESEESDDDMGFGLFD, from the exons ATGCGTTACGTAGCTGCTTACCTGCTGGCTGCCCTCGGTGGCAAGGAAAACCCCAACGGCGCCGACATCAAGAAGATCCTGGACAGCGTCGGCATCGAGGCTGACGGCACCCGCCTGCAGAAG GTTGTGTCGGAGCTCAATGGCAAGCGCGTCGAGGATGTGATCGCCCAAG GTTACGGTAAACTGGCCAGCGTGCCATCCGGTGGCGCCGTTGCCGTTGCATCATCTGCTGCTCCTGGTGCCGGTGGAGCCGCAGCACCTGCAG CCGCCGTTGAGGAGAAGAAGGAGGAGAAGAAGGAAGAGTCCGAGGAATCCGACGACGACATGGGATTCGGATTGTTTGACTAA
- the saa gene encoding serum amyloid A, with the protein MRRKNFIVLHTCRGSRDMWRAYRGMMEANLKNSEKYFLARGNYDAASRGPGGRRDAKVISDGREWIQERTRKGNEDAEADQFANEWGRNGNDPNFFRPPGLPSKY; encoded by the exons atgcgaagaaagaatttcattgtactgcacacgtgtagag GTTCGAGAGACATGTGGCGCGCTTACAGAGGCATGATGGAGGCCAACTTGAAAAACTCAGAGAAATACTTCCTCGCTCGAGGAAACTACGACGCGGCGAGCAGGGGCCCCGGGGGCCGCAGGGACGCCAAAGTCATCAG TGATGGTAGAGAATGGATCCAGGAGAGAACCAGGAAAGGAAACGAGGACGCCGAAGCCGATCAGTTCGCCAACGAGTGGGGGAGGAACGGCAACGACCCGAACTTCTTCAGGCCCCCAGGACTTCCCAGCAAATACTGA
- the gjd6 gene encoding gap junction protein delta 6 — protein MSEWTLLKRLLDAVHQHSTLIGRIWLTVMAIFRLLVVAVAAEDVYEDERTMFVCDTLQPGCTNVCYDAFAPISQPRFWVFHIVAVSTPSLLFILYTWHNLSKVPAPGKDVAGAADGCVRNCNSESCSITSHHHLGHSMDIILEKSMLGHAEPASPAGRSSGVLSKAYVLHVCSRALLELAFLSLQWLLFGFRVPFRFACAVPPCPQRVHCYVSRPTEKTVFLVFMFCVGVFCVLLNLLELNHLGWKKIRRSVRARGTPRSGGFYGTMGGDGRSGTNSAASLPTLDLLVESRSGWTCLGNECCSGVTGDDAGLENSWRNESDKVKKPRPPKARASKRSAEVWI, from the coding sequence ATGTCTGAGTGGACGCTTCTGAAGCGTCTCCTGGACGCCGTGCACCAGCATTCCACCCTGATCGGCCGGATCTGGCTGACGGTCATGGCCATCTTCCGGCTGCTGGTGGTGGCGGTGGCGGCGGAGGACGTCTACGAGGACGAGCGCACCATGTTCGTCTGCGATACGCTCCAGCCGGGCTGCACCAACGTCTGCTACGACGCCTTCGCGCCCATCTCGCAGCCGCGTTTTTGGGTCTTCCATATCGTCGCCGTGTCCACGCCGTCGCTCCTCTTCATCCTCTACACGTGGCACAACCTGTCCAAGGTGCCGGCGCCCGGGAAGGACGTAGCGGGTGCGGCGGACGGATGCGTGAGGAACTGTAACTCCGAGAGCTGCTCCATCACGTCCCATCATCACCTGGGACACAGTATGGATATCATCCTGGAGAAGAGCATGCTGGGTCACGCCGAGCCGGCGTCTCCGGCGGGACGTTCCTCTGGGGTTCTGTCCAAAGCGTACGTTCTTCACGTGTGTTCCCGTGCGCTCTTAGAGCTGGCGTTCCTTTCCCTGCAGTGGCTCCTGTTCGGCTTTCGGGTCCCGTTCCGTTTCGCGTGCGCCGTCCCCCCGTGTCCTCAGCGCGTCCACTGCTACGTCTCGCGTCCCACCGAGAAAACCGTCTTCCTCGTCTTCATGTTCTGCGTCGGCGTCTTCTGCGTCCTGTTGAACCTGCTGGAGCTGAACCACCTGGGCTGGAAGAAGATCAGGAGGTCGGTGCGGGCGAGGGGAACGCCGAGGAGCGGCGGGTTTTACGGGACGATGGGCGGAGACGGAAGGTCCGGGACGAACAGCGCCGCGTCTCTCCCCACGTTAGATCTCCTGGTGGAGAGTCGTAGCGGGTGGACGTGTTTGGGTAACGAGTGCTGCTCCGGGGTCACGGGGGACGACGCAGGTTTGGAAAACTCATGGAGAAACGAGTCGGACAAAGTAAAGAAACCGCGACCACCAAAAGCACGAGCGTCCAAACGAAGCGCCGAAGTCTGGATATGA